One region of Astyanax mexicanus isolate ESR-SI-001 chromosome 15, AstMex3_surface, whole genome shotgun sequence genomic DNA includes:
- the gucy2cb gene encoding guanylyl cyclase C has translation MRYWLIVFALWTFPAGSLLMTSSCLNGEYMMNVVLLQDGVSPWSMEFVQPYVVDAIEEDAQINLNYSVNRNLTASYNGFQTMYYLQKGCTSSTCEAVETLKILKDSKMVGCALLGPTCTYATFQLVDLDVGLELNMPIISAGSFGLSCDYKTNLTRLLPPARKVASFFINFWNFTDHLKPVWKNTYIYKKTENTEDCFWYMNALESDSGPFAHYAEKREILRTEDKLSAAMTDSRRTSNLFILCGTPDDIIDLKNGSMDSDPRTAFLLIDLYSDRYYTEASNSAMRNVLVLTMPNTRNYTVSTNNTMNDYIAAYHDGVLLFGQIMRAIWSIPALELQDVESVNINYFRNVSFKGMAGVYELDEHGDRDVVFSLIYTNANNEYKVLYEFNTTVNQTELVENNPSFIWLSGLLPDDRPNSDRKGLWMQEIIVIVLGSIIVAVIASVAFGFYWQNRSYRQKQRQWSHIPTELITPIEFSERSMVSLKIDEDSRKDKRYKIRCARYDKKIVFLKKVKHSDGSFSESQRIELNALLQIDYYNLIKFYGTIKLEQEVLGVFEYGERGSLRYLLDDRISYPEETFMDWEYKISVMYDIAKGMSYLHSSKIEVHGHLKSTNCVIDNRMVVKITGFGFNTIFSPDRDLWTAPEHLRKEGISQKGDVYSFAIIAQEIMLRQCTFYTRDCSDQAEKLGHVQYPRMMSYFRPDLNFETASEKELEVFMLIRNCWDEDPERRPDFKKIESTLGKIVSLHNQANESYMGNLIRRLQMYSRNLEHLVEERTALYKAERDRADNLNFMLLPGPVVRSLKETGRVQPELFEEVTIYFSDIVGFTTLCHYSTPMEVVDMLNDIYKHFDSILDHHDVYKVETIGDAYMVASGLPRRNGNRHAMDISHMALDILSFVGTFELRHLPGLPLWIRIGVHSGPCAAGVVGLKMPRYCLFGDTVNTASRMESTGLPLRIHVSQSTINILKRANCKFECEMRGETYLKGKGKEMTYWLTGVTGKNYNLPVPPTAENFQRLQQDLAQMIKMSLEKRFPRLERRKTLSARQRRLRGNSMLGDSEQPEYLQLVTVDNVSTYL, from the exons ATGCGGTACTGGCTGATAGTTTTTGCACTGTGGACCTTTCCAGCTGGATCTCTCCTTATGACTTCATCCTGCCTCAATGGAGAGTACATGATGAACGTGGTGTTACTGCAGGACGGCGTCTCACCCTGGAGTATGGAGTTTGTGCAGCCATATGTGGTAGATGCTATTGAAGAAGACGcccaaatcaacttaaattata GTGTGAATCGCAATCTCACTGCCAGCTACAATGGCTTTCAGACCATGTATTACCTGCAGAAAGGCTGCACCAGTAGCACCTGTGAGGCTGTAGAGACCCTGAAAATTCTAAAG GATTCAAAAATGGTGGGCTGTGCTCTGCTGGGGCCAACCTGTACTTATGCAACCTTCCAGCTGGTGGA tcTTGACGTTGGTCTGGAGCTCAATATGCCCATCATCTCAGCGGGAAGCTTTGGTCTGTCATGTGACTACAAGACTAACCTGACACGCTTATTGCCTCCTGCTCGCAAAGTTGCCAGCTTCTTTATCAACTTCTGGAACTTTACAGACCATCTGAAGCCAGTTTGGAAAAATACATACATCTACAAGAAAACCGAGAATACAGAGGATTGCTTCTG GTACATGAATGCACTTGAGTCTGATTCAGGACCCTTTGCTCACTACGCTGAGAAGCGAGAGATTCTAAGAACGGAAGATAAGCTCAGTGCTGCTATGACAGACAGTCGAAGGACTAGTAACT tgttcattttatgtGGCACTCCTGATGACATAATTGATTTGAAGAATGGATCCATGGACTCTGACCCACGCACTGCTTTTCTTCTGATCGATCTGTACAG TGACAGATACTACACTGAAGCGTCCAATTCTGCTATGAGGAATGTCCTGGTGTTGACCATGCCCAATACAAGGAACTACACCGTCAGCACAAACAACACG ATGAACGATTATATTGCAGCATATCATGACGGGGTGCTGCTGTTTGGTCAGATTATGAGGGCAATCTGGAGCATTCCCGCATTAGAACTTCAAGACGTAGAATCCGTCAACATCAACTACTTTAGAAACGTGTCGTTTAAAG GGATGGCAGGAGTTTATGAGTTAGATGAGCATGGTGATAGAGATGTGGTGTTTTCACTGATTTACACCAATGCCAACAATGAG TACAAAGTTCTTTATGAGTTCAACACCACGGTTAATCAAACAGAGCTGGTCGAGAACAACCCCTCCTTTATCTGGCTCTCCGGGCTCCTTCCTGACGATCGGCCCAATAGTGATCGCAAAG GTCTGTGGATGCAGGAGATCATTGTTATAGTACTGGGATCCATAATTGTAGCAGTAATAGCTTCAGTTGCATTCGGCTTCTACTG GCAGAACAGGTCATACCGCCAAAAGCAGAGGCAATGGTCCCACATCCCTACAGAGCTCATCACACCTATAGAGTTTAGTGAGAGGAGCATGGTGTCTTTAAAG ATTGATGAAGATTCACGGAAGGATAAACGCTACAAAATCCGCTGTGCACGATACGATAAAAAG ATTGTGTTCCTTAAGAAGGTGAAGCACTCGGACGGCTCCTTCAGCGAAAGTCAGAGAATAGAGCTTAATGCA CTGTTGCAAATAGATTATTACAACCTGATAAAATTCTATGGCACCATCAAGCTGGAGCAAGAAGTTCTTGGAGTGTTTGAGTATGGTGAGCGAGGATCTCTGAGG tacctACTTGATGACAGGATTTCATACCCAGAGGAAACCTTCATGGACTGGGAGTACAAAATCTCTGTCATGTATGACATTGCAAAG GGCATGTCCTACCTTCACTCGAGCAAAATTGAAGTCCATGGTCACCTGAAATCCACCAACTGTGTGATTGACAATCGTATGGTGGTGAAAATCACTGGTTTTGGCTTTAATACCATTTTCAGCCCAGACAGAG ATCTTTGGACTGCCCCAGAACACCTACGGAAAGAGGGGATCTCTCAGAAAGGGGATGTCTATAGTTTTGCCATAATTGCGCAGGAAATCATGCTGAGACAGTGCACATTCTACACCAGAGACTGTTCAGACCAAGCTG AAAAGCTGGGTCATGTTCAGTATCCCAGAATGATGTCTTATTTTAGACCTGATCTGAACTTTGAAACTGCGAGTGAGAAAGAATTGGAG GTCTTCATGCTAATCAGAAACTGTTGGGATGAGGATCCTGAGAGAAGACCAGATTTCAAAAAGATTGAAAGCACTTTGGGAAAGATTGTCAG TCTGCATAACCAGGCCAATGAGAGCTACATGGGTAATCTGATCCGGCGGCTGCAGATGTACTCCCGTAACCTGGAGCACCTGGTGGAAGAGCGCACCGCCCTCTAcaaggcagagagagacagagcggaTAATCttaacttcatgctgcttccaGG gcCTGTGGTGCGCTCTCTGAAGGAGACGGGCAGGGTTCAGCCTGAGCTGTTTGAAGAGGTCACGATCTACTTCAGTGACATTGTGGGCTTCACCACTCTTTGCCACTACAGCACACCTATGGAGGTGGTGGACATGCTTAACGACATTTACAAACACTTCGACAGCATCCTTGACCATCATGATGTTTACAAG GTCGAGACCATAGGTGACGCGTACATGGTGGCCTCTGGTCTCCCGAGGAGAAATGGGAATAGACACGCTATGGACATTTCCCACATGGCGCTGGACATCCTGTCATTTGTGGGCACGTTTGAGCTACGCCACCTGCCTGGCCTGCCCCTATGGATTCGTATAGGGGTGCACTCAG GCCCGTGTGCTGCAGGTGTGGTGGGGCTTAAGATGCCCAGGTACTGCCTGTTTGGAGACACAGTGAACACGGCCTCTCGAATGGAGTCGACAGGATTAC CCCTGCGAATCCATGTGAGTCAGTCAACCATCAACATTCTCAAGCGTGCCAACTGCAAGTTTGAGTGTGAGATGCGGGGAGAGACATATTTAAAG gGTAAAGGCAAGGAGATGACATACTGGTTAACAGGAGTCACAGGGAAAAACTACAACCTGCCAGTACCCCCAACCGC
- the csdc2a gene encoding cold shock domain-containing protein C2a, with protein MADSDTSSPPSEPPLHCPRTPLSLSFPFLREGSRVWEKKPPQPGEPPSPLPTKRNRTYSATVRARSGPVFKGVCKNFSRSQGHGFIRPAHGGEDIFVHISDVEGEYVPMEGDEVTYKVCPVPPKNLKVQAVEVVITNLTPGTKHETWSGQVISS; from the exons ATGGCTGACTCGGATacttcatcaccaccatctgAGCCCCCGCTGCACTGCCCCCGCACACCACTCTCGCTCTCCTTCCCCTTCCTGAGAGAGGGCAGTCGCGTCTGGGAAAAGAAACCTCCACAGCCTGGAGAGCCACCTAGTCCACTGCCTACCAAGCGTAACCGCACTTACTCAGC TACGGTTAGGGCCAGGTCTGGACCGGTTTTCAAGGGGGTCTGCAAGAACTTCTCCAGGTCCCAGGGCCATGGCTTCATCCGCCCTGCCCATGGAGGAGAGGACATATTTGTTCACATCTCAGA CGTTGAGGGTGAATATGTGCCAATGGAGGGGGATGAGGTGACCTACAAAGTGTGCCCTGTGCCTCCGAAGAACCTGAAGGTCCAGGCTGTGGAGGTGGTCATCACCAACCTTACACCCGGTACGAAGCACGAGACCTGGTCCGGACAAGTGATCAGCTCCTAG
- the aco2 gene encoding aconitate hydratase, mitochondrial encodes MASYCLTVARLQVILGHGARRLHVSAAFSAKAKVAMSRFESNSFVNYEKMQSNVNIVRKRLNRPLTLSEKIVYGHLDDPAGQEIARGRTYLRLRPDRVAMQDATAQMAMLQFISSGLPKVAVPSTIHCDHLIEAQVGGAQDLQRAKDVNQEVYNFLASAGAKYGVGFWKPGSGIIHQIILENYAYPGVMLIGTDSHTPNGGGLGSICIGVGGADAVDVMAGIPWELKCPKVIGVKLTGTLSGWTSPKDVILKVAGILTVKGGTGAIVEYHGPGVDSISCTGMATICNMGAEIGATTSVFPYNHRMRTYLNKTGREDIAALADEYQDLLVPDPGCEYDQLIELNLSELKPHINGPFTPDLAHPVSDIGAVAEKNGWPLDVKVGLIGSCTNSSYEDMGRAASLAKQALDKGLACKSIFTVSPGSEQIRATIERDGYAKILRDVGGVVMANACGPCIGQWDRRDVKKGEKNTIVTSFNRNFTARNDANPATHAFVTSPEIVTALAIAGTLKFNPETDFLTAPNGEKFKLEPPTGDELPARDFDPGQDTYQHPPSDGSGLRVDVNPQSNRLQLLEPFDKWQGGDLDNLQVLIKVKGKCTTDHISAAGPWLKFRGHLDNISNNLLIGAVNIENEAVNKIRNQLTGEYGAVPDVARHYKSKGISWVVVGDENYGEGSSREHAALEPRHLGGRAIIVKSFARIHETNLKKQGLLPLTFANPADYDKIRPDDKISITGLKTFTPGKPLQAIIKHIDGSKETIELNHTFNETQIEWFQAGSALNRMKQLQH; translated from the exons ATGGCATCGTACTGCTTGACTGTGGCCCGGCTTCAG GTCATCCTGGGGCATGGCGCCCGGCGCCTGCACGTGTCCGCGGCCTTCAGTGCCAAAGCGAAGGTGGCCATGAGCCGCTTTGAGTCCAACTCCTTCGTCAACTACGAAAAAATGCAGTCGAATGTAAACATTGTGCGCAAAAG GCTGAACAGACCCCTCACTCTGTCAGAGAAGATTGTTTATGGCCATCTGGATGACCCTGCAGGTCAGGAAATAGCTAGAGGGCGTACATACCTGCGCCTGCGGCCAGACAGAGTGGCCATGCAGGACGCAACAGCGCAGATGGCCATGTTGCAGTTTATCAGCAGTGGACTGCCCAAAGTAGCTGTGCCCTCCACCATCCACTGCGACCATCTTATCGAGGCTCAAGTGGGAGGAGCCCAGGACCTGCAAAGAGCAAAG GATGTGAATCAGGAGGTTTATAATTTCCTTGCCAGTGCTGGAGCTAAATACGGTGTTGGTTTCTGGAAACCTGGTTCTGGGATCATCCATCAG ATTATCCTGGAAAACTATGCGTACCCTGGAGTAATGCTGATCGGTACAGACTCTCACACTCCTAATGGTGGTGGATTAGGCAGCATCTGCATTGGAGTCGGTGGAGCTGATGCAGTTGATGTTATGGCAGGAATTCCCTGGGAGCTTAAGTGTCCCAAG gTCATTGGGGTGAAGTTGACAGGCACTCTGTCAGGTTGGACTTCACCAAAAGATGTGATCCTGAAAGTGGCTGGAATCCTGACTGTAAAAGGTGGAACTGGTGCCATTGTGGAGTACCATGGTCCTGGCGTGGACTCCATTTCTTGCACTG GAATGGCTACTATCTGTAATATGGGGGCTGAGATTGGAGCCACTACCTCAGTTTTCCCTTATAATCACAGAATGAGAACCTACTTAAACAAAACAGGCCGTGAAG ATATTGCTGCTTTGGCTGATGAGTACCAGGACCTCCTGGTCCCTGACCCTGGCTGTGAATATGACCAGCTGATTGAGCTCAACCTAAGTGAG CTGAAACCACACATAAACGGTCCCTTTACTCCTGACCTGGCTCACCCAGTCTCAGATATTGGAGCTGTTGCAGAGAAAAATGGCTGGCCCCTGGATGTTAAAGTTG gtcTGATTGGAAGTTGCACCAACTCAAGTTACGAAGACATGGGTAGAGCTGCCTCTCTGGCCAAGCAGGCTCTGGACAAAGGACTCGCCTGCAAGTCCATATTCACAGTCTCTCCAGGCTCTGAACAGATTCGTGCCACCATTGAAAGGGACGGCTAT GCAAAGATTTTGAGAGATGTTGGAGGTGTCGTCATGGCTAATGCCTGTGGACCATGCATTGGTCAATGGGATAG acGAGATGTTAAGAAAGGGGAGAAGAACACAATTGTGACCTCCTTTAACAGAAACTTCACAGCAAGAAATGATGCCAACCCTGCCACCCACGCATTTGTCACTTCTCCAGAG ATTGTCACAGCTCTTGCTATTGCTGGCACCCTTAAATTCAACCCTGAGACAGACTTCCTCACAGCTCCTAATGGAGAAAAATTCAAACTGGAGCCCCCAACAGGAGATGAGTTGCCCGCCCGAGACTTTGACCCAGGCCAGGACACGTATCAGCACCCCCCATCTGACGGCTCTGGCCTGCGTGTGGATGTTAACCCACAGAGCAACCGACTGCAGCTTCTGGAGCCCTTCGACAAATGGCAAGGTGGAGACCTGGATAACCTACAAGTTCTCATAAAG GTGAAGGGTAAGTGCACCACAGACCATATCAGTGCTGCTGGACCTTGGCTGAAATTCCGTGGTCATCTGGACAACATCTCCAACAATCTGCTCATTGGAGCCGTTAACATTGAGAACGAGGCTGTCAATAAAATTCGTAACCAGCTGACTGGAGAGTACGGCGCTGTGCCTGATGTAGCCCGTCATTACAAG AGTAAAGGCATTTCATGGGTTGTGGTTGGAGATGAGAACTACGGTGAGGGCTCTAGCAGAGAACATGCTGCTCTGGAACCCAGGCATTTAGGTGGCAGGGCCATCATTGTGAAGAGCTTTGCCAGAATCCATG AAACAAACTTGAAAAAGCAAGGACTGCTTCCTCTCACATTTGCCAACCCTGCCGATTATGACAAAATCCGCCCAGATGACAAAATCTCAATTACAGGCCTCAAGACTTTTACTCCTGGAAAG CCTCTGCAGGCCATCATCAAGCACATTGATGGCAGCAAGGAGACCATCGAGTTGAATCACACTTTCAACGAGACTCAGATCGAGTGGTTTCAGGCTGGCTCTGCCCTGAACAGGATGAAGCAACTGCAGCATTAA